A window of the Natronospira proteinivora genome harbors these coding sequences:
- a CDS encoding glutaminase, with protein MQTLLNNITRDLADHDLRGQVADYIPQLAQVSPQHFGISVATPEGALYSAGDVSQPFSIQSISKVFALTLALGKRGDGIWEYVGREPSGDPFNSIVQLEHESGKPRNPFINAGALAVVDAIMMGHEPKEVLAEILSFIRFLSDDASIYFDHEVAASELEHKHRNASLAHFMKSFGKLQHDVDKILGTYSHQCALAMNCEQLARAGLFLVSDGINQVSGSRVVSAQRARRINSLMMMCGHYDGSGEFAYRVGLPGKSGVGGGILAIAPGKGSIAVWSPGLDTVGNSLLGTKALEMFTQNTGWSVFGH; from the coding sequence ATGCAGACATTGCTCAATAACATCACCCGCGATTTGGCCGACCATGACCTTCGTGGCCAGGTTGCGGACTACATCCCGCAATTGGCCCAAGTCAGTCCACAGCATTTCGGAATCAGTGTAGCCACCCCGGAGGGGGCGCTGTATTCCGCCGGTGATGTGAGCCAGCCATTTTCCATCCAGAGTATCTCCAAGGTGTTCGCATTGACCCTAGCCTTGGGCAAACGCGGGGATGGTATCTGGGAATATGTGGGCCGTGAACCTTCGGGTGATCCATTCAACTCCATTGTGCAGTTGGAGCACGAATCCGGAAAACCGCGTAATCCCTTCATCAATGCGGGTGCCCTGGCCGTAGTAGATGCCATCATGATGGGCCATGAGCCCAAGGAAGTGCTGGCGGAGATCCTCAGCTTTATCCGTTTCCTTTCCGACGATGCCAGTATTTATTTTGATCATGAAGTGGCCGCTTCCGAGCTTGAACACAAACATCGCAATGCCTCATTGGCCCACTTCATGAAATCCTTCGGAAAGCTTCAGCACGATGTGGACAAGATCCTGGGCACCTACTCCCACCAATGTGCCTTGGCCATGAACTGCGAGCAGTTGGCCCGAGCCGGGCTGTTCCTGGTCTCGGATGGTATCAACCAAGTCTCCGGCAGCCGCGTGGTCTCCGCCCAGCGAGCGAGACGCATCAATTCCCTGATGATGATGTGCGGGCACTACGATGGCTCCGGCGAATTCGCTTATCGGGTCGGGTTGCCGGGCAAAAGCGGCGTCGGTGGCGGGATTTTGGCCATCGCTCCCGGCAAAGGCTCTATCGCCGTGTGGTCACCCGGCCTGGATACCGTGGGCAATAGCCTGCTGGGTACCAAGGCCCTGGAGATGTTCACCCAGAACACCGGCTGGTCCGTATTCGGGCATTAG
- the acnA gene encoding aconitate hydratase AcnA encodes MTDTFKARSTLKVGDKDYEIYRLDALADKFDISRLPFSLKVLLENQLRHEDGETVTAKDIEAIANWDAKAKPSDEIAFTPARVILQDFTGVPAVVDLAAMRDAVKALGGKAGSINPLSPAELVIDHSVQVDNYGTAQSLTQNNEIEFERNKERYAFLRWGQQSLDNFKVVPPNTGIVHQVNIEHLARVVFGKKNDGVLQAYPDTLVGTDSHTTMVNGLGVLGWGVGGIEAEAAMLGQPVTMLVPQVIGFKLNGKLPEGATATDLVLTVTEMLRKKGVVGKFVEFFGDGLSNMPLADRATLGNMSPEFGSTAAMFPVDKETIRYLELTGRSEEQIELVEQYAKEQGMWREDGDADPEYTDVLELDMGTVEPSIAGPKRPQDRIAVKSAQQAFNKHLEPLLEERAQKSNGEAAFEGEGGSTGVGSPNTQQNGVGEVEMDGEKFTIKDGDVLIAAITSCTNTSNPAVMIGAGLLARKARERGINVKPWVKTSLAPGSKVVTDYLKKTDLLEDLEALNFHLVGYGCTTCIGNSGPLRPEISKAVHDNDLVATSVLSGNRNFEGRIHPDIKMNFLASPPLVVAYAIAGTLDIDLMNDPLAEDKDGKPVYFKDLWPDSGEIQELVTSTINSGMFHSSYAGVFSGDDNWNSLDVPEGDLFDWDDNSTYVKNPPYFEGMSMEPSQVEDIKGARCLALLGDSVTTDHISPAGAIPKKSPAGEYLMEKGVEPSQFNSFGSRRGNHEVMMRGTFGNVRLRNLLAPGTEGGWTRYQPDDEEMSIYDASMKYQENDVPLVVIAGKEYGTGSSRDWAAKGTRLLGVKAVITESYERIHRSNLIGMGVLPLQFKDGDSAESLGLTGKETFEITGLDDGNATEVDVKATPESGDPIHFKAVVRLDTPKERDYFKHGGILHYVLRQLIKKQETETA; translated from the coding sequence ATGACCGACACATTCAAGGCACGCTCCACCCTCAAGGTGGGCGACAAGGATTACGAGATCTATCGCCTGGACGCACTGGCCGATAAGTTCGACATCTCCCGCCTGCCCTTTTCGCTGAAGGTCCTCCTGGAGAACCAGCTCCGCCATGAAGACGGCGAGACCGTTACAGCCAAGGACATCGAGGCCATCGCCAACTGGGACGCGAAAGCCAAGCCCAGCGATGAGATCGCCTTCACACCGGCGCGCGTCATTCTGCAGGACTTTACCGGGGTACCGGCGGTGGTCGACCTGGCTGCCATGCGGGATGCCGTGAAGGCCTTGGGCGGCAAGGCCGGTAGCATCAACCCGCTCTCCCCCGCCGAGCTGGTCATCGATCACTCCGTGCAGGTGGACAACTACGGCACGGCCCAATCCCTGACCCAGAACAATGAAATCGAATTCGAGCGCAACAAGGAACGCTATGCCTTTTTGCGCTGGGGCCAGCAGTCCCTGGACAACTTCAAGGTCGTGCCGCCCAACACCGGCATTGTCCACCAGGTGAATATTGAGCACCTGGCCCGGGTGGTCTTTGGCAAGAAGAACGACGGCGTGCTGCAGGCTTACCCGGATACCCTGGTGGGCACCGATTCCCACACCACCATGGTCAATGGCCTGGGTGTGCTGGGCTGGGGCGTGGGCGGCATCGAGGCAGAAGCCGCCATGCTGGGTCAGCCCGTGACCATGCTGGTGCCACAGGTCATTGGCTTCAAGCTCAATGGCAAACTGCCGGAAGGCGCCACCGCCACCGACCTGGTGCTGACGGTCACCGAGATGCTGCGCAAGAAGGGCGTGGTGGGCAAGTTCGTGGAGTTCTTCGGCGACGGCCTGTCCAATATGCCCCTGGCCGACCGGGCCACTCTGGGCAACATGTCTCCCGAGTTCGGCTCCACCGCCGCCATGTTCCCGGTGGACAAGGAAACCATCCGTTACCTGGAACTCACCGGCCGCAGCGAAGAACAGATCGAGCTGGTGGAGCAGTATGCCAAGGAACAGGGCATGTGGCGGGAAGACGGTGATGCCGACCCCGAGTACACCGATGTGCTCGAGCTGGACATGGGCACCGTCGAGCCCTCCATTGCCGGGCCGAAACGCCCGCAGGACCGGATTGCGGTCAAATCCGCTCAGCAGGCTTTCAACAAGCACCTGGAACCGCTGCTGGAAGAGCGAGCCCAGAAGTCCAATGGCGAGGCGGCCTTCGAGGGTGAAGGCGGCTCCACCGGTGTGGGCAGCCCCAACACCCAGCAGAACGGTGTGGGCGAAGTGGAGATGGACGGTGAGAAGTTCACCATCAAGGACGGTGACGTGCTGATCGCCGCCATCACCTCCTGCACCAACACTTCCAACCCGGCGGTGATGATCGGTGCCGGTCTGCTGGCCCGCAAGGCCCGCGAACGCGGCATCAACGTCAAGCCCTGGGTAAAGACCAGCCTGGCCCCCGGCTCTAAGGTGGTCACCGATTACCTGAAGAAAACCGACCTGCTGGAAGACCTGGAAGCTCTGAACTTCCACTTGGTGGGTTATGGCTGCACCACCTGCATTGGCAACTCCGGCCCGCTGCGTCCGGAGATCTCCAAGGCCGTGCATGACAATGACCTGGTGGCTACCTCCGTGCTGTCAGGCAACCGGAACTTCGAAGGCCGGATTCATCCGGACATCAAGATGAACTTCCTGGCCTCACCGCCCCTGGTGGTGGCCTACGCCATTGCCGGGACCCTGGACATCGATCTGATGAACGATCCGCTGGCCGAGGACAAGGACGGCAAGCCGGTCTACTTCAAGGATCTGTGGCCGGACTCCGGCGAGATCCAGGAATTGGTTACCAGCACCATCAATTCCGGCATGTTCCATTCCAGCTACGCCGGAGTCTTCTCCGGCGACGATAACTGGAACAGCCTGGATGTGCCGGAAGGCGACCTCTTCGATTGGGACGACAACTCCACCTACGTGAAGAACCCGCCCTACTTCGAGGGCATGAGCATGGAGCCGTCCCAGGTGGAAGATATCAAGGGGGCCCGTTGCCTGGCCCTGCTGGGCGATTCCGTTACCACCGACCACATCTCCCCCGCCGGTGCCATTCCCAAGAAGAGCCCGGCCGGCGAATATCTCATGGAGAAAGGCGTCGAACCGTCCCAGTTCAACTCCTTCGGTTCCCGTCGTGGTAACCATGAGGTGATGATGCGTGGCACCTTCGGTAATGTCCGCCTGCGCAACTTGCTGGCCCCCGGCACCGAGGGTGGCTGGACACGCTACCAGCCCGATGACGAAGAGATGAGCATCTACGATGCCTCCATGAAGTACCAGGAGAACGATGTGCCGCTGGTGGTCATCGCCGGCAAGGAATACGGCACCGGTTCCTCCCGTGACTGGGCGGCCAAGGGCACCCGCCTGCTGGGCGTTAAGGCCGTGATCACCGAGAGCTATGAGCGGATTCACCGTTCCAACCTGATCGGCATGGGCGTGCTGCCCCTGCAGTTCAAGGACGGCGACAGTGCCGAAAGCCTGGGTCTGACCGGCAAGGAAACCTTTGAAATCACCGGTCTGGATGATGGCAATGCCACCGAAGTGGACGTGAAGGCCACGCCGGAAAGTGGTGACCCGATCCACTTCAAGGCCGTTGTCCGTCTGGACACGCCCAAGGAGCGGGATTACTTCAAGCACGGTGGCATCCTGCACTATGTGCTGCGACAGCTCATCAAGAAGCAGGAAACCGAAACGGCCTGA
- a CDS encoding RtcB family protein, whose amino-acid sequence MPIRQHLNSERVPVHIFTEDVDAASLEQLKRVAALPVVGPSVAAMPDVHLGKGATVGSVIPSREAIIPAAVGVDIGCGMMARRLDLTADQLPESLKAVRRAIERVVPVGFDSHDAAHAPYSACEPLARGLDRILERHPTIARMGKNMRGKFTRQMGTLGGGNHFVELCLDESERVWVMLHSGSRGIGNAIGRYFIEYAREDMRIHQRNLPDKDLSYLREGTTGFDDYVEAVGWAQDYARHNRETMMAAILEALQGVLPPFRVTEEAIKCHHNYVARESHGGSEVWVTRKGAIRARRGDLGIIPGSMGACSYIVRGRGGPPEALDSCAHGAGRRMSRRQAKKQIDLNQLRATTRGVECRKDRSVLDEAPGAYKDIDRVMANQTDLVDVLHRLKQVVCVKG is encoded by the coding sequence ATGCCCATTCGACAACACCTGAACAGCGAGCGGGTGCCGGTCCATATCTTTACCGAGGACGTGGACGCGGCCTCATTGGAGCAACTCAAGCGGGTGGCGGCCCTGCCCGTGGTGGGCCCCTCCGTCGCGGCCATGCCGGATGTGCACCTGGGTAAAGGCGCCACGGTGGGCTCGGTCATTCCCAGCCGGGAAGCCATCATCCCCGCTGCGGTGGGCGTGGACATCGGCTGCGGCATGATGGCCCGGCGTCTGGACCTCACCGCAGACCAGCTGCCCGAATCCCTCAAGGCCGTTCGCCGCGCCATCGAGCGGGTGGTGCCGGTGGGCTTTGACAGCCATGATGCCGCCCACGCCCCCTACTCGGCCTGCGAACCCTTGGCCCGGGGCCTGGACCGGATCCTGGAACGCCACCCCACCATCGCCCGCATGGGCAAGAACATGCGCGGCAAGTTTACCCGCCAGATGGGCACCCTTGGCGGCGGCAATCACTTCGTCGAACTCTGCCTGGACGAGTCCGAGCGGGTCTGGGTGATGCTCCACTCCGGCAGCCGGGGCATCGGCAATGCCATTGGCCGCTATTTCATCGAATACGCCCGCGAGGACATGCGCATCCACCAGCGCAACCTGCCGGATAAAGACCTCTCCTACCTGCGGGAAGGCACGACCGGCTTCGATGACTATGTGGAGGCAGTGGGCTGGGCCCAGGACTATGCCCGCCACAACCGGGAAACCATGATGGCCGCGATTCTGGAGGCCTTGCAGGGCGTTCTGCCGCCCTTCCGGGTCACCGAGGAAGCCATCAAATGCCACCACAACTATGTGGCCCGGGAAAGCCACGGCGGCAGTGAGGTCTGGGTCACCCGCAAGGGAGCCATTCGCGCCCGCCGGGGTGATCTGGGCATTATCCCCGGCAGCATGGGCGCCTGCTCCTACATCGTCCGCGGCCGGGGTGGGCCGCCCGAGGCCCTGGACTCCTGCGCCCACGGGGCCGGACGGCGCATGAGCCGCCGCCAGGCCAAGAAACAGATTGACCTCAACCAACTCCGCGCCACCACCCGGGGCGTGGAATGCCGCAAGGATCGAAGCGTGCTGGATGAAGCCCCCGGCGCCTACAAGGACATTGACCGCGTCATGGCCAATCAGACCGATCTGGTGGACGTCCTACACCGGCTCAAGCAGGTGGTCTGCGTCAAGGGCTAA
- a CDS encoding SIR2 family NAD-dependent protein deacylase — MSDTIRQLAESLQQAEHVTVLTGSGISADSGVPTFRDPQEGLWAKYQPQDLASPDAFLKDPDFVWQWYQWRRKKVLSVEPNPGHKALAELAHSHPSLTLVTQNVDGLHQRAGHEDVIEFHGNIHRNLCLDNGHMMRVEDYPDKPPRCRICDSLVRPGVVWFGESIPETALSRSLAATRKAELFIAIGTSATVYPAASLADLAREHGATTAEINPQTSDMNTVDIAIRARAAEALPALLVAYQGR, encoded by the coding sequence ATGAGCGATACCATTCGACAACTGGCCGAGTCCTTGCAGCAAGCCGAGCATGTCACGGTACTCACCGGCTCGGGCATCTCCGCCGACAGCGGCGTGCCTACCTTTCGCGATCCTCAGGAAGGCCTTTGGGCCAAGTACCAGCCCCAGGACCTGGCCAGCCCGGATGCCTTTCTGAAAGACCCGGATTTTGTCTGGCAGTGGTATCAATGGCGGCGGAAGAAAGTGCTGTCGGTGGAACCAAATCCCGGCCACAAGGCCCTGGCTGAACTCGCCCACAGCCATCCCTCACTCACCCTGGTCACCCAGAACGTGGATGGCCTGCATCAGCGGGCCGGACATGAAGACGTGATTGAGTTCCACGGCAATATCCATCGCAATCTTTGCCTGGATAATGGCCATATGATGCGGGTGGAGGACTATCCGGATAAACCGCCCCGTTGCCGTATCTGTGACAGCCTGGTTCGCCCTGGGGTGGTCTGGTTCGGCGAATCCATTCCCGAGACCGCCTTGAGTCGTTCCCTAGCCGCCACCCGGAAGGCCGAGCTTTTCATCGCCATCGGCACCTCGGCCACCGTTTATCCGGCCGCCAGCCTGGCCGACCTGGCCCGGGAACACGGCGCCACCACCGCCGAGATCAACCCACAAACCAGCGACATGAACACGGTGGATATCGCCATCCGGGCCCGCGCCGCCGAAGCCCTGCCGGCCCTGCTGGTGGCATACCAAGGACGCTAA
- a CDS encoding M48 family metallopeptidase translates to MRQALPKIQWRRSRRARRLKLALCPWRGIELVLPPGVSEAQGQAFLDSRRDWMEAAWGRIRRKVPEAFQENAPESLLLAAIGRRYDLQYRPLGDRLEQRGNVLLVPGPATQSNARCRIKPWLIAQGREILPQWVARVGERTGLAHQRVQVRDQRTRWGSCSARGTISLNFRILFHEARVVDYLILHELCHTRHMNHGPQFRALVARFEPQWQSLDRQLSQAAGGVPGWIGW, encoded by the coding sequence ATGAGACAGGCATTACCCAAAATCCAGTGGCGGCGAAGCCGCAGGGCTCGGCGTCTTAAGCTTGCTCTCTGTCCCTGGCGGGGTATCGAACTGGTTCTGCCTCCGGGGGTCAGCGAAGCCCAGGGGCAGGCCTTTCTCGATAGCCGTCGCGACTGGATGGAGGCGGCCTGGGGACGTATTCGGCGAAAGGTCCCGGAGGCTTTTCAGGAGAACGCACCTGAGTCTTTGCTATTGGCGGCCATCGGTCGCCGTTATGACTTGCAATACCGGCCTCTGGGCGATCGCCTTGAGCAGCGGGGCAATGTGCTGCTGGTCCCGGGGCCGGCGACACAGAGCAATGCTCGCTGTCGGATCAAGCCCTGGCTGATTGCCCAAGGTCGGGAGATCCTGCCCCAGTGGGTGGCTCGAGTCGGTGAGCGCACCGGTTTGGCTCACCAGCGAGTCCAGGTCCGTGATCAACGTACCCGTTGGGGCAGTTGCTCGGCCCGGGGCACCATCAGTCTCAACTTTCGAATCCTCTTCCATGAGGCCCGGGTAGTGGATTACCTGATTCTGCATGAACTCTGCCATACCCGGCACATGAATCACGGCCCCCAATTTCGGGCGCTGGTGGCCCGATTTGAGCCCCAGTGGCAGTCACTGGATCGGCAGCTCAGCCAGGCGGCGGGGGGCGTGCCCGGCTGGATTGGCTGGTAA
- a CDS encoding sulfurtransferase, with protein sequence MSEWPLLITAERLRQEGGVVQVLDCQAQLSDPKAGRRAWLAGHIPGAVHLDLEKDLSAPVSERTGRHPLPDPQQLIRTLGEKGIRPDRPIVIYDNSGGAFAGRAWWLLRWLGHESVALLDGGLAAWQALEGPLEEGAQSRPVTEYAGRPGQMPVVDATTVQSRLASDELLLLDARGSARFKGREEPIDPVAGHIPGAVNLPFMDNLDKNGYWRRPEELRDRFEAVLSPFDPEQSAHMCGSGVSACHNLFAMELAGLKGSALYAGSWSEWIRDPSRPLARDP encoded by the coding sequence ATGTCGGAATGGCCCCTGCTCATCACCGCTGAAAGACTCAGGCAGGAAGGGGGTGTGGTTCAGGTCCTTGACTGTCAGGCCCAGCTTTCCGATCCGAAGGCCGGACGCCGAGCCTGGTTGGCAGGGCATATCCCCGGGGCCGTACACCTGGACCTGGAAAAAGACCTCAGTGCGCCGGTCAGTGAGCGTACCGGCCGCCATCCCTTGCCGGATCCCCAGCAATTGATCCGCACCCTGGGTGAGAAGGGTATCCGCCCGGATCGCCCCATTGTGATCTATGACAACAGCGGTGGCGCCTTCGCCGGCCGTGCCTGGTGGTTGCTGCGCTGGCTCGGCCATGAGTCGGTGGCGCTGCTGGATGGGGGGCTCGCGGCCTGGCAGGCGTTGGAGGGGCCGCTGGAGGAAGGGGCTCAGTCTCGGCCGGTCACCGAATATGCGGGGCGTCCCGGGCAGATGCCGGTGGTGGATGCGACGACCGTCCAGTCCCGTCTGGCAAGTGATGAATTGCTTCTGCTTGATGCCCGGGGCAGTGCCCGATTCAAGGGGCGTGAGGAGCCCATTGATCCGGTGGCAGGGCATATCCCCGGGGCGGTTAATCTGCCTTTCATGGACAATCTGGATAAGAATGGCTACTGGCGTCGCCCCGAGGAGCTTCGAGATCGCTTTGAGGCGGTTCTATCCCCATTCGATCCCGAGCAGTCAGCTCATATGTGCGGCTCCGGCGTGAGCGCCTGTCATAATCTGTTCGCCATGGAGTTGGCGGGCCTTAAGGGGTCGGCGCTGTATGCCGGCTCCTGGAGTGAATGGATTCGGGATCCGTCCCGGCCATTGGCAAGAGATCCCTGA
- a CDS encoding AMP-binding protein, giving the protein MSKRHSVSESELLDLIRTISAELNPRQSPPELSLDSALEREAGLDSLGRVELMLRIERRFGLRIPDEKAVSARTPKELLALLSDGNMAEANDPGQRDPALGQAQGEEPVEPRSAATLSQVLEWHADRVGDRQCLSLYQSGGEMSHLSYAELRDGAAELAAGLRDKGVGPGDRVALMLPTSLEFFFAFHGVMWAGGVPVPLYPPVRVSQVEDHFRRIAGVVENAECRCFIASRETAQAGQLLKSLAPSLSHVLTVDKLRQGVGIARVPRRSDDLAFLQYTSGTTGDPKGVMLSHANLLANIRSIGSVVDASHEDRFVSWLPLYHDMGLIGACLGTLYYGIPLFLMSPLQFMARPQSWLWAIHRHRATLSAAPNFAYDLCANRLESEELEGLDLSSWRVAFNGAEPISPQTLDGFEQRFAHYGFHRETMKPVYGLAESSVGLTFPPTDRAPKLDRIERDRFDQHGEARPAADTDETPRLFVACGKPLPEHEIRVVDEQGQPLPDRQQGHLQFRGPSCTRGYFRNPEATDALIDNGWLSSGDLAYLDEGELYLTGRVKDMIIRGGRNYYPYELEQAVSRVSGVRRNNVAVFASSDPDGGSERLVVVAETRVTDRAERERIRQAIVDASVDLMDSPPDAVSLQPPQAIPKTSSGKIRRPACRRLFEEGHLGRPQGLLRQMAHLLLGGIWPMIQRLLRATGQGLFAFWMWLFGLLIGIPAALLLLLMPGRRLRVALARGSSRLIFSAVRMGPRVQGLEHLPDGPCVLVVNHASYLDGAVLRAALPGPLYFVAKRELSKGMAGRLLKRIGAVWVARFDHKQALSDLEQAMAHLAKGERLLFFPEGTLSAAPGLRNFRIGAFMAAVRQQVPVVPVVLRGTRQALPGESWRPRPSRIEIRIGRPIEAKGEDWDAALDLRDRSRVWVLEQCGEADIAGEDGGLLGGREQGRL; this is encoded by the coding sequence ATGAGCAAGCGGCATTCCGTCTCGGAATCTGAGTTGCTGGACCTGATCCGCACCATCTCGGCGGAGTTGAACCCTCGGCAATCCCCTCCTGAGTTGAGCCTGGATAGCGCCCTGGAGCGAGAGGCGGGCCTGGACAGCCTGGGCCGGGTGGAATTGATGCTGCGCATCGAACGGCGATTCGGGCTGAGAATCCCGGATGAGAAGGCGGTTTCGGCACGGACGCCCAAGGAGCTGCTGGCGCTTCTATCGGATGGCAACATGGCCGAAGCCAATGATCCGGGGCAACGGGACCCGGCACTTGGCCAAGCACAGGGGGAGGAACCGGTGGAGCCACGTTCGGCGGCCACCCTGAGCCAGGTGTTGGAATGGCATGCCGACCGGGTGGGGGATCGCCAGTGCCTGAGTCTCTATCAATCCGGCGGCGAGATGAGCCATCTGAGCTATGCCGAGCTTCGGGATGGAGCGGCCGAGCTCGCCGCCGGGCTACGCGACAAGGGCGTGGGTCCGGGGGACCGGGTTGCCTTGATGTTGCCGACCAGTCTGGAGTTCTTCTTTGCTTTTCACGGTGTCATGTGGGCGGGTGGTGTGCCGGTCCCCTTGTATCCGCCGGTACGGGTCAGTCAGGTAGAAGACCATTTCCGTCGCATTGCAGGCGTGGTGGAGAATGCCGAGTGCCGTTGCTTTATTGCTTCCCGTGAAACGGCCCAGGCCGGTCAACTGCTCAAGAGTCTTGCACCCTCACTGAGTCATGTGTTGACCGTGGACAAGCTGCGCCAGGGGGTGGGGATCGCCCGGGTACCCCGGCGAAGCGATGATCTGGCCTTCTTGCAATATACCTCTGGCACCACTGGTGACCCCAAGGGGGTGATGCTCAGCCATGCCAACTTGCTGGCCAACATCCGCTCCATCGGTAGTGTGGTTGACGCCTCTCATGAAGACCGTTTTGTCAGCTGGTTGCCCCTCTACCACGACATGGGTCTAATCGGCGCCTGCCTGGGGACGCTGTACTACGGCATTCCCCTGTTTCTCATGTCCCCCCTGCAATTCATGGCCCGGCCACAGAGTTGGCTATGGGCTATTCACCGCCATCGAGCCACCCTGTCCGCGGCGCCTAATTTTGCCTACGATCTCTGTGCCAATCGCCTTGAGAGTGAAGAGCTGGAAGGGCTGGATCTTTCCAGTTGGCGGGTGGCCTTCAATGGTGCTGAGCCCATCAGTCCGCAGACGCTGGATGGCTTCGAGCAGCGCTTTGCTCACTATGGTTTTCATCGGGAGACCATGAAACCGGTTTATGGTCTGGCGGAGTCGTCGGTGGGCTTGACGTTTCCCCCGACCGATCGTGCCCCCAAGCTGGATCGTATCGAGCGAGATCGCTTCGACCAGCATGGTGAAGCCCGTCCTGCGGCGGACACGGATGAAACCCCGCGCCTGTTCGTGGCCTGTGGCAAGCCATTGCCAGAGCATGAAATACGGGTGGTAGACGAACAGGGGCAGCCTCTGCCGGATCGTCAGCAGGGGCATCTGCAGTTTCGCGGACCTTCCTGCACCCGGGGCTACTTTCGCAATCCCGAAGCCACCGACGCGCTGATCGACAACGGCTGGCTCAGCTCGGGGGATTTGGCCTATCTGGATGAGGGGGAGCTGTATCTCACCGGGCGGGTCAAGGACATGATCATCCGGGGTGGGCGAAATTATTACCCCTATGAGCTTGAGCAAGCCGTCTCCCGGGTTTCCGGGGTGCGGCGCAACAATGTGGCGGTATTTGCCAGTTCTGACCCGGATGGTGGATCGGAACGCCTAGTGGTGGTGGCCGAGACCCGGGTCACGGATCGCGCCGAGCGGGAGCGTATTCGCCAAGCCATTGTGGACGCCAGCGTGGATCTGATGGATTCCCCGCCGGATGCCGTTTCCCTGCAGCCACCCCAGGCCATCCCCAAGACCTCCAGCGGCAAGATTCGTCGTCCGGCCTGCAGGCGCCTGTTCGAGGAAGGCCACCTGGGCCGGCCCCAGGGCCTGCTGCGTCAGATGGCTCACTTGTTGCTGGGCGGTATCTGGCCAATGATTCAACGCCTGCTTCGGGCAACAGGGCAGGGCCTGTTCGCGTTCTGGATGTGGCTGTTTGGATTGCTGATCGGGATTCCAGCCGCCCTGTTATTGCTGCTGATGCCGGGTCGCCGATTGCGTGTTGCCCTGGCCCGGGGGAGCAGTCGACTGATTTTCTCGGCAGTCCGTATGGGGCCGCGAGTCCAGGGGCTTGAGCATCTTCCCGATGGGCCCTGTGTGCTGGTGGTCAACCATGCTAGCTATCTGGACGGTGCCGTCCTGCGGGCAGCATTGCCGGGGCCGCTGTATTTTGTCGCCAAGCGCGAGCTGAGCAAAGGCATGGCGGGACGTCTGCTCAAGCGGATTGGGGCCGTGTGGGTGGCCCGTTTCGATCACAAGCAGGCCTTGAGTGACTTGGAACAGGCCATGGCCCATCTGGCCAAGGGGGAGCGGCTGCTCTTCTTCCCGGAAGGGACCCTTTCAGCCGCACCGGGACTGCGCAATTTCCGGATTGGTGCCTTCATGGCAGCGGTACGTCAGCAAGTGCCCGTGGTTCCGGTGGTATTGCGGGGAACGCGCCAAGCCTTGCCGGGTGAGTCTTGGCGTCCCCGGCCCAGCCGCATCGAGATCCGGATTGGCCGCCCAATTGAAGCCAAGGGTGAGGATTGGGATGCGGCATTGGATCTGCGTGACCGAAGCCGTGTCTGGGTGCTTGAGCAATGTGGTGAAGCGGACATTGCCGGGGAGGATGGCGGTTTGCTGGGTGGCCGGGAGCAGGGCCGGCTTTAA
- the yghU gene encoding glutathione-dependent disulfide-bond oxidoreductase has protein sequence MTEQQYTLPRVWTADQAGGGKFAGINRPEAGATHDKALPVGKHPHQLYSLATPNGVKVTILFEELLAAGHGDAEYDAHLIRILDGEQFGSGFVEVNPNSKIPAMVDCSTEPHTRVFESGAILLYLAEKFGAFIPTDHSGRTETLNWLFWQMGSAPLVGGGFGHFYAYAPEYYEYPINRYTMETKRQLDVLNRQLADQAYIAGEDYSIADMAIWPWYGQLVLGRLYDAAEFLAVHEYPHVLRWAEAIDQRPAVKRGRMVNRTWGEPQEQLHERHDAGDFDTRTQDKLDEQAGA, from the coding sequence ATGACAGAACAACAATACACACTGCCTCGAGTCTGGACAGCAGATCAGGCCGGGGGCGGCAAATTTGCCGGCATCAATCGCCCCGAAGCGGGGGCCACCCATGACAAGGCATTACCGGTGGGCAAACACCCGCATCAGCTCTATTCCCTGGCCACCCCCAATGGCGTGAAGGTCACCATCCTGTTCGAGGAGTTGTTGGCGGCGGGCCATGGGGATGCGGAATACGATGCCCATCTGATCCGGATTCTGGACGGCGAGCAGTTTGGCAGCGGCTTTGTGGAAGTTAATCCCAACTCCAAGATTCCGGCTATGGTCGATTGCAGCACCGAGCCCCATACGCGAGTCTTCGAATCCGGGGCCATCTTGCTCTACTTGGCCGAGAAGTTCGGCGCCTTCATCCCCACGGATCACTCGGGCCGGACAGAGACGCTCAACTGGCTGTTCTGGCAAATGGGCAGTGCTCCGCTGGTGGGTGGGGGCTTCGGGCATTTCTATGCCTATGCCCCGGAATACTACGAATACCCCATCAACCGTTACACCATGGAAACCAAGCGCCAGCTTGATGTGCTCAACCGGCAACTGGCCGACCAGGCCTATATCGCCGGTGAAGACTACTCTATTGCTGATATGGCCATCTGGCCTTGGTACGGACAGTTGGTACTGGGCCGGCTTTACGATGCTGCCGAGTTCCTGGCCGTGCATGAATACCCGCATGTGCTGCGCTGGGCCGAAGCCATCGACCAGCGCCCGGCGGTCAAGCGGGGCCGCATGGTGAACCGGACCTGGGGCGAACCTCAGGAACAGCTCCATGAACGCCACGATGCCGGTGATTTCGACACGCGCACACAGGACAAGCTGGATGAGCAGGCGGGGGCTTGA